In Verrucomicrobiia bacterium, the sequence ATAACTCAGCTCGATTCGTCTAGCCTGAGATCGGAGCGCGTTTGCGTTGGGTCGGCGCGCAGAATCTATTCCCTGGAGTTCTCCCTCGAGAAGGTTCCAGATATGGTGAAGCGACTTGAGGACGTCTAGACTTTCCCAAAGGCCAGAGATTCCACCCCGTGGAGTTCTGGCCTTTTTTTAATTTTCTCCTGAGTCGAAATTTGGCTCCATCCATCCAACTCTCACACAACGCTACCGTGTGAGGGTTTTTCATTACCAAAGCCCATGACCCTATCATTTTGTACAAAAATATGGTAGGAAACGAATGGAGGAAAACAATGAGCGGACCAATGTTTGAAGGTGTATGGGACGGAGGGCAAACGTGGGAAATCTACCTGTCCCCCGTCATGCCCGATGTCAGTTTGTGCTCGGCCGTGGCGTGTATTGCAATCCACGACTTGGCGCGGGAAGAGGTAGTACTCACCCGCAACCCCCGGGGATGGGAAATTCTCGCCGGGCATATTGAACAGGGGGAAACCCCAGTGGAAGCCATGCAGCGCGAAGCACTTGAAGAAGGGGGTTTCGCCGTAAAAAGGCACGAGCTGTTTGGGTACCGCAAAGTTACTGCGACTGAAAGGCGGGGTGCGCCCGGCCAAAGGGGGACCTACTCCTTTCCCATCAGCTACATCCTGCATTACTACGCTTTTAGCGATAGTGAACGCGTGAAGGAGTTTGGGGAGGAGGTAACGGACAGCCGGGTGTTTACGTTGGACCAGATCCGGGAACTAGTCCGCACGGGACAAACTTCCGAGACCGACCTGGCGATCATTGAGAGTGGGCTTGCTTCTGCCAAAGCGGCGGCTCACTAAGGCATTCATGACCCCTGCACTACTATGCGCGGGGGTCTTTTTTATTGGCTACAGGATTGACAAACCCAGGTTTATCCTGTAGAAATTACCCGTCCACCACATACCTCATACGCGCATTGTGCGCGGGATAGATGGATGACTGGGCCATGGAGTGCCATGCATCAAAACAAAAGACTTGGAACCGAAGTAGTAAAGTTTATCCTCTCCACGAGAGCTCGACGGCTCGGAGAATTTCCGGCTCATGAATGGAGGAAAGCCCTGGATTCCTACCTCCGGCTTATCGCCAGCGACAAACACGGCTGCGTGGTCCTCACCCTCCAGGGAGTGAACCCACGGTCAGAAGCCGGGTTCCACTGGGATGTCACCAAAGAGGTTGCCATCGTGACAAGCAATAAGACCCCTGAGATCACCTTCAACTTTGTGGAAAGACTCCAGGTACTCGAAGCTTCCGGAAAGCAGGCAGCAGACAGATTCAGGGAGGAGGATATCATCGCCGCCCTGTTCCGCCTCAAGGTGTGTAACAGCAAGATGGGGATCAGCTTCCTCCAGCCACCCGCACCTGACTGCGAGCTGCCGCAGGAGTTCGTCCTCCAAATGGGCTACGCGAACCGTCTCGTATTTGCGCAAAAGAATAAGCGCGCCGTCTGGTAGACACACACTATGTCCGCCCCATACCTGGGGCGGCTTTTTATTCACTTCTGCATAAAATATACTCCCCCTACTTATTGACAAATGGGGATAAATATGGTTTAATGCGGCATCCGAAAGGAAGTGTGCAGAAAGTATGATTGAGCTTGGAAAGAAAAACGAGATTTTTGGCGCCGATGAGCTTCAGCCCCTCCGCGGGTTTCACGGCCGGCCTACCACCCTCCCTACGGTACCCAAAGATCACAAGGTGATCTGCGGCTTCAACCAAGGGCTGGGCGAACGAATCATCGTCTGCGAGTCCCTGGAGGACATGCAGCACCTGTACGACAGCTATGCACAGGGCTATGCCCTGAGCATCCACTGGTACAGCGGCGAAGACCCTGGATTCGTTATGGTTATCGGCGGCACGCAAGCCGCTAACTAGACTCCCTACCCGCCCACGGAACAACCCGTGGGCTTTTGTTTTGCCCTAACCCCATTGACTAAAGCCGCTTTTTATGCTAAACTTGCGGCGAATCTTTGGAGAATGAATGAGCAGTAGTAACAATTCGTCTTCGTCGTACTGGTGGCTGTGGTTTATCGTATTCATTGCGATCTGCAACAGCAACAACTCCTCAACGAGTAACAGCCACACCACCCGCAGCGGCTCAAGCGCCTACGGCGACAGCTATCAGAGCACCTACGATTCCGGCCTGTCGCTTGACGAACTCTCCGCCGGCGAGGGTGGATGGATCAGCGCCGACGACGTGGTGGTGGACACGGAGAAGAGGTTCTGGGTAAAGACAACAGCCCAGGTCTACTCCGAGCATACGTACCAGTGGCCAGTCCGGCTCGTTCGCCACGCCGACTGCTGGACACTGTCTAACGAAGACTCCCTGTCCACCTACCTTCCCCAGGTGTCCGCCGAGTATCTGGACCCTGAATCCCTCGTCCGCGTCAAAGACGCCCGGGGGTTCACCCTGGAATGATCGCACCGGCCCGTTTGCACACAACGCAAACGGGTCTTTTTTATTGCTTACCAGATTGACAAAGTGACCATTCTATGGTATATTCTCTTTTCTGTCATCGGACAGGCGCGGGCAGACCCCGCAAGGAGAACAACAAATGGCAACTGCCAAAATTGGGGAAAGGCACTTCACCCTCCAGGGGAATAGCCTCACCCTCTTCGGTAAAACCGTCGTGCGAAAATCCAGCCGGGAAGAGAGTGACTCTAACCTTTCGCTGGAAGTCATGCGGGACGAAGTTCTGTGGCCGCTAAGGTACAGAATCGAACAGACCGTCGGCGAGGACTGGAAGGCCGGCAAGGCTAACCTCATCGCGAGCGTCCGCATTTCTGCCAGCACCGCACTGGAGATGTGGGGAGAAGGATGGCTCTATGTTTCTGAGCTCTCAAGAGCAAAGGAAACCTTTGGTCACATCGAACTCATCATGGAGCTCTACGATGGCCAAAAGTTCACCGTCTGGATCATGAAGGACGAAGACCTAGGCTATCCGTACGCCACCTACGACGAATCGGGCGAGGTCATTCCGTGACCCCTGGCCCACCTACCGCTCGGAGCGAGCAATCGCTCCGGGTTTTTTAATATAAAAAAAGGGCCGAGACAGTTGTCTCGGCCACAGTATTCGCGCTAGCGCATTACGCGCAGACGCACTCTTCGGTCCAGGTGACCCGCTTGAGCTTGGCCCCGCCGAATTCGGCGTGCTGCTCCTGCTTGGGGGTCTTACCCTTACTGGTCGTCGTGGGAGCGCCCCACGGGATGACCTTGGAGCCAGTTTGCTCCATCGCGAACGTGATCGACCGGACGAGGTAGCGGACATGCATCAATCGCTGACGCACCGCTTGCACCCGGGTCTTAGCCTCCTCAAGGGAAAGCCCAGAGACGTCGTAGGTCCGGGTCTTGTATCCCATGAGCCGGAATTCGACGCAGTTGGCGCTGTACATCTCAGGGACAATGCCCTCAGGGGTTTTGCCCCTTTCGATGTAGACGTCATCGTCTTCACGCGCCGTGCTCGTTGCCCCGAAGGACTTGGCATGTGCGTTCAGTGCCGTCTGCTCCACTTCCAGTTCTGCCTCCTCCATAAGGAGGTTGACGAGCCCCAGGTTGCGCGGGTTGGCCCACGCCGAGGAGATCATCTTGAGGTTGCGGAGGTTCAAGGTGTAGGTCCTGGTGGGACTGTACGCCTCGCCTTCCGCAATCACGCCGGCTTCCTGCAGTTGCGTGAAGCTTTCGGTCGACAGGGTCGCCTCCAGCTCCGGCAGGTGCAGGTTGCCGTCCAGGATGATATTGTAATTCCTCCACACCTTCTTATCGACAGGTGCGCCGCCGCCCTCAGGCAGGACCTTGACGTCCTTCTGAGTCTTCAGCGAGAAGTTGAACCTATCGTCCTTACTTTGCAAGCCGGTGACCTTGAGGGTCCGGCCGTGCGGGTTTTCGATGACATTAGGGTCAACCTTCAGGACTCCCGAGCGCTTGTAGGCACCCTTGGGGATGTAGACCACGTTGCCGGGGTCTTCCACAAGGACGCGGATTGCGTTCAGGACGCAGTGGTTGGGACCACTGGGTTTGAGCCCGCCGCCAATGAACTTGCGGTTCCGGAACATCTGGCGGAACATGTCCGCCGTCTCCCGGTTCTCGCGCTGAGTCCATGAGGACCCTGCGCGCTCGGCAAGTCCGGCGTCTTGAGTCTTGTCCAGGAGCTCTGCCGCTCGCTCACGGTCGCCCGTAAGGAAGGCATATGCGCCCAGTACACGGACAAAGTCCGCTTCGTCTTCAGCCGTCAGCGCCGTGATTTCCAGCATCTCGTCAACCGGCTCCCCATTGAGGGTACCAGCAACGTGAAGTGTGGTTGCACCCTGGCTCAACTCGACGAAAAAGTTCGCCTTGCCGTCCAGGAAACCGCGCGTGCTCGCTTTGCCGGCCGTTCCCGCCATGAGCAGGTCTGGTGTCGTCTTGTAGACGTTGCCAGCCACCCCGGCGTTGGGAGTGAAGGTCAGATCGGCTTCCACCGGGACGGTCTTGAGGAAGACATCTCGGATTTCCGTGATCGCATCGCCAAAATCGTCGATTTCGGAGATGTGGCGGAAGATGCCGCTGTTGCCCGCCGCCTCCATAAGCTTGGTGATGAACACCTCGTCATAGTAGACGCCGTAGGCGATGGTGGAGACCACCGTGCCCATACTTCGCAACGTGCGCGCGACCTCGAAGGCCAGCTTACGCTCTTGCTCAGGAGACCACTTCGTAGGAACGGGACAGCCGTCCGTAAACAGGACTGCGTTGTGCACCGTATCCGAACCCGCCAGTCTCTCGACCGCTTCCACGGTTTTCGTGAGGGGTTCTGAGAAGACCGTGGTGCCGTACACCTTGACTTCGTTCTGAATGGCTCGCGTGAGCATTTCCCGACCGCTGGTGTTTGCCTGGGTGGGACCTGCAATTTGCTTGCTGGAACCGTGTCCAGAGAAGATGACCAGGGAGACGAATTCGTCTTCTGGCAGTCTCTCGATGTACTGAACGGCATTGACGCGAAGGTCAGAGATGTAGGGCGCCATGCTGCCGCTGCAGTCCAGGATCAGGACCGTATGCCGGCGTTTGGGCACGACAGGATCGACTGAAAGGCTGACGAGGGCGACCGCTTGCGCGAGGGCGGAAATTAATCCAATTCTAGTTGTAAATGTTCGCAAACTGATTCTCCTCCGAGAAACCTCAAGGCAGCCACTGTGGCAAACCTGGTTCTCGGTTCATCAAAAGATGAGCGGAGAAACAATAGCCTAAAAATCCAGATTTGTCAAGGTGTAAACTGCTCTCCAGCCCCCTTACTAGCCAAATACCGGCAAAAGGAGTAGATTCACGACAAATGGAGAATATCCCTCAAAAAGTATCCCTTACCCCTGAGCAAAAGATGGAGCTTCACCTCAAGCTCAGGCAAGTCCGCCGCCGCGCCCGTGCCTTGGCACGTGCCTCCCAACCAACGCATCGGACGATGTTCAAGCGCATCACAATCTAGTGCGAACCCCGAGCCGCCACTCCCGTGTGCGGCTCTTTTCATATCTAAGCCGCTAATAACGCCTTACCTGCACTGTGCAACGCGTACCGAATTTTACTGTAGTCTCGATGGTTGGCATCTACAGCGATGGTAAGGACATTCAGATCCCTTTTCACTATTATCATGTCTTCTTTCAGCGCAGCGACATCATGCTTTAGGACTGCTACATCTTCTTTTAGTTGTGCAATGTCTTTTTTCACAACCGCCATATCTTCGCTCAGTTCAAAGACTATTCTTGAGACATAGGTCAACATGTCTTCCATCCGCTCTTCAAACGTAGGTTTGAGCTGGTTATCCATGTCCCCTTTTTATGCCCTGCTTTCAGGGAAAACAACCGAACAGATTATGACCGTCCGTATAGGAGCTCTAGCAACTTTCGTGCTTTCAAACATGACAAAACCTCCTTTAGCACATTGACAAAACGGGCAAAATGTGATAAAGTTCTGCCGTGCTTATGAAACGCGTACTCGGACTTTGTCTTCTCGCAATCGCATCCATCGGTCTCGTCGGCTGTGCCGGCAGCGGCATCCCCTCCGGTAACTCCTATGAGGGCGAATGGACCGGCCACATCACCCTCGATTCCCCGACACGGGGCGGTGGCGACACCATCAGCATTCAGCGGATGGGCATCGATGGCGCCGGAAACATGTCAGGTGAGCAGGGTTTCACCAACTCAAGCGGAAGTCAGTGGGACGGCGGTATCCAAGGGAAGATCAACCCCGATGGCACCGCAACCGCTAAGGCCTTCTATCTCCTTCCCTACGCCGAGCCATTCCAGATCAGTGGCAAGCTTCCGCTCCCCACCGATTTGGCAACACCCACGCGCGGCGGTGACCCCAGTGGTCTCACCTGCCCAGTGACCGTCAGTCGAAAGAACGAGGAGGGCCAGACGATCACGCAAACAGGAACCTGGTACATGTCGCGCAAGCGCGTGCCCTAGGAACCCAGAACGACTCAAAGGCAGCCACACCGGCTGCTTTTTTCTTGACTAAAACATACCAAAACTCGTACTATCGGTATGTTCCTCAAGGGCCGTCCGCGTACACAACCACAACTGATCCGGGGGATCAGCACCTCCTCGCGGCGGCCCTTTAGGCCCTTTCCCCAGACCTTCCTAGCGAAGGTCTTTTTCTTTGCTACACTAAGAAAGATGATCCCCCTCTTCCTCGATTTTGATGACACGCTGTTCGATACCCAAGCATTCAAAGTGTGGATACGAGAATGTCTCATTAGCCATGGGGCAACCCCCCAGCAGATAGACGGGGCATACGCACCAAAACCTGGCACACTCTACCATCCCCTCCGCCACATCCATGCCATCTGGGAAACCCCTCCAGCGGGTATTGAGAAGGAAGTCCAATCGCTCTACGCCCGGGGAGCCTCTCTCCTCTTTCCAGATGCCATTACCTTCCTAAAGGACCTGGATCGCAGCACCTATACACCCACTATCCTCACACTGGGAGACGATGAATTCCAGCGTGCAAAGATTGATGGTAGCGGCATTCTCAACCATCTCTCCGATGTGCTTGTCTGCCAAGAAGACAAGTGGAAGGTGCTCGGTAACCACGTCAGCCCCGGCACACCCCTTATTCTCGTGGATGACAAACCTGACACAATTGTGATGGTTGCAAAGACTCATCCAAAAAGTTACGGCGTAATTCTCGACCGATCTGCACGTGAGCGACGCCGAAACTATCCCCTGTTTAGGGTTGTCACAAACTTTGATGAACTGCGTGACCTACCGCTACGCTTTCCCGAGCTCCGTCGGAAATAAGCTACTTGGTCAAAGGAAGGGAAATGGTGAACGTCGTCTCTTTGCCCGGTTCACTCACGCAGGTCACATCCCCACCATGCTGACGGACAATGGCACGGCTAAGGTACAAGCCTAGGCCACTGCCGTTAGGGTATACCTTCACCGCGTCTTTGGAGCGGTAAAACTGGTTAAAGATAGCCTGCTGTTCCAGTTCAGCTACACCCATCCCCGTATTGGTTACAACGAGACGCACAAAGGAATCATCGGAATCGAGAGTGAACCATACCTCGCCACCTTCTTGGTTGTAATCAAGGGCGTTGTCCAATACGTTCTGGATGGCTTCCTTGAAAAGGATGGGGTCAAGCTGAAGAAGCGGGACCTCTTTTTCAATGGAGTGGTGAAATGTCACTTTCTTATTCTCCGCCAGCTTTTCCGTGCCGGAAATAAGCTCGTGAATCATTACCTTAAGGTCAGTAAGCTGAGGGGCGTACGGCAATTTCCCTTCCTGGATACGCGCCACATTCAGCAAGTCATTCACTACGTGAATGAGCCGCTCATTGGAAACATACGCCTGCTCGATAAGCTTGTGCTGCTCAGTAAGTTTCTTCACCTCTTGGTCACCCTCCAAGATGGAAAGGATCCACTTCACAATGGAGAGAGGGGTGCGAAGCTGATGGGATGTAATGGAGATGAAGGAGTTCTTCAGCTCATCTTGCTGCCGAAGCTTTACGTTTTGCGCCTCTAGGTCTACGAGAGAGCGGGAGTTTTCCACAGCATGTGCAGCGAGGGCAGCTATGGACTTAAGGAAGGTCAGGTCTTCCACGTCGCGCTCAGTGTTGCGACTGGTATGCGCACAGACTAACAGGTACCCAAAGAGCTGGTCGCCAAAACGGATAGGGGCGCCAGCAACTTCATCGGTATGAAAAATGGTACGGAGCGCCAAAGAGACGGCATCATCTTTGTCTTTTGTGAACAGTGCTTCTTGATGAGCGTACACCCGGAGGAAATCCGGAATGGAAGTGAGGTCTGTTTCCAGGGTACGCTTCTGGCGTTGGTTCAAATGGAAGGTGGCCCGCAGGCAAACATTCTTATGCACCTCTACCACAACTGCCCCATCCCACTTCAACTGCTGGACGGCTGTCTGACAAAGCAGCTGGTAAATTTGGTCTTCCTTAAGCTGGCCCAAAGTCCCTTGACTGAGCGATTCCACTGCTTTCAGGTGAACATACCGCTTGGCAGCAGAGGCCCGTGCCTGTACCAACTGATGCTTCAGTGAACTGATCTGCTCGGTGTCTGCCCCAGACTGGTGAGAGTGTTCTGTCATATACCCATTGTACTGCGCGAAGCCTTTTTTACCAAAAAAAGACCCCGGTTTCCCGGGGTCTTTTAGTCAAGTCTTATTCCTTGAAGTCTTCGATTGCCTTTACGACCTTAGAGTCGTTCTTGAGTGATTCGGTGAAGAGTACCTGGTCACGGTTGATGTGCATCCGGTCATTAGGACCATGAAGCTCGTTTCCCAGCTTCACAAGAGAGATGTCTGGCTGCTGTTCAGTGGCAGAAGAGTTGCTACCTGACTGAAGATTCTCCTGCTGGTTGACCTGGAGGTAGTAAATATCGCGAAGGTCTACGTTATCTGCACTTGCGTACATCTTACCAAAGTATACCTGCCCGTTTGTAAGGAACACGGCGGAGTAGTCAGAAACTTTGTCACCGCTATCTTTTACCAACGTGCCACCAATCCCAAGGTTGGAACGGTTTACAAAGTAGTACCCAGCGCCTACGACAACAATCAGGGCGATGAGAAGGGTCAGAATTGAGCGAAGGCGCTTGTTCATAATCTAGTGCTAGTCATTTTTGTACTGCCTTAGTGTGATAGAGGCAGCGGAAAAAGTCAATTTACGTTAAGGCTTATTTGATCCGTACTCCACCCTTACCGCGAACTGTCCCACTTTTAATCCGGACATCCGCCACTCCTAGGGTTCCATATGGATAAAGGTCATCCACCAGGAAGCCGGCTCGGCCCGGGTTCCAAGCACCCGCTTCTGTACCCACAAGCGCTAGTCCGCCTGTCACCGCTAGGGAGGTAATATCGTTGTCCGGCAGGAGCGAGGTGGCTGAGGTGAGGGATGTCTGCGGACGGAAGGTACCACCAGAGATGGCCGTAAGGGCTCCATCATCGGCACTAGCCCCGTTTGTCCCAGCCCAGATAAAGCCGCGGTTGCCTACCGGGCTACCAACCACCCTACTTGCATCTGCACCTTCTGCGCTTGTTGAAGTACCAAGGAACCCATTAACCCCATTACCACTGGAATCGGTGAGCGTTTGACTGGAAGAAGTTTCGTCGAACATCCACCAACCAAGTAGGCTCTGACCTACCGTAGTGCTTCCCATGCCACCATTGTAGAGAAGGCTCGCCTCTTCAGCGGTGAGCGCCTTGCTATAAATGCGCATGTCATCAAGATTTCCCTGCCACCAGCGGTGGGTACTAGCGTAGTCACCGATAGTAATGGCAAGGGAGTTATTGGTCACCCCAGCAAACGTACCGTCTGTAGAAGCAGTCTCTAATCTACCGTCTACATAGAAGGTAGTTGCAGCAGTAAGGCCGGCAGCTTTTGTCCACGTGACCTGGTGCCAGGTAGCGTCGTTGAGCCTACGGCTTGTCGTATGGCTAAAGGTGGTTGTTCCGTCACTGCGCTGCAAGCGGAGCTTGCCATAGTTTGTAGCATCGCCAGAGTTGAAGACCCTGATGTCAAACGGGGTCACGCCGCTCGTACCAATTCTTTTGGACATGACGGTATTGAAGGTGTTGGCTAATAGCGCCTGATCACTTGGCAACTTGATCCAGAAGGCAATACTAAATTCATCCGCCGTCTCCATGGCGTTATCAATACTTGTCGTAGAAGCAGGTACGAGGGTACAAACCTGGGAAGAGCCGTTAAACGAAAGGTTACCCCCTACATTGGCAGTGCGGGTCATCCCAACGGCAGTCACTTTATCTGCCGTTCCTGCCAAGGATGGCTGGACACGCACGGGGTCATCAGCGGCAACGGAGCTTGAAGCACCAAGCGTCCCCCTACTCGTTACCGTAGTCACCGCCCAGTCAATAACGGCTTGCTCCTGGCCACCCGGCTCATCAAATTTGTAGTAAGCAATAGGGTTAGTACTCGCCGTCTCAGGGTCAACGTAAAACGCAGTAACGTTTGCCACGGTACTTGATGCGCTCCGGATGGAAACTTCATCAATCAATCCGGCGAAGAAGTTGGCACCACCGCCATCCGCCCCAATTCCCAGAGGGTTTGCATTGGTAGTAGGCGTACCACTTGAAGAGCAGGAGCCGCTAGACACACCGTTGATATACACAATGATAGTTCCTGCCGAGCGAGAGACGGTAATCTGGCTCCATTGACCCGCAGGGATGGGTGCGCCCGCATCACAGGTAGTAACGGTAAGGCCGGCAATTTCCGCCCGTATTGTATTGTTATTTGAACCATTAAAGCGGATGGCGTAGTTATATGCGCCACCTGAGCCTTTGGCCAAGATAATGTTGCTTAAGCCATTAGTAGAGCCAGTAGGCTTGACCCAAGCAGTGATGGTCATAGTACTAGCCTTATCAATGTTTGTGGTAGAGGGAATGGAAACATACTGCGAAGTACCGTTAAACTCCAGGGCACTGCCATACCGGCGGGCATTCCACCCCTTCGTTGTCTCCGCTGCAAGTACCCCCGCCTGGACCGCATAGCGGACAGCAGAAGAAGCTTGTGTACTATGTTCTTCAATAGTGGCCACACCACTGTCCGTACCTACCGTCACCACATTAAGCCCAGCTTCAGCTGAACTAGTACCCGCAGACACCGACAAGGCGTTTACCACATTGCTTCGCAATGGTGGGGTAGATGCCGTGGTATAGGAACGGTCCGCACTCGTTGTCTGGTCAGCAACGTCACTGTGGATATCATCCCAACGGTCCAACCCACCAGAAGTAACATTGGCCCCATACAACTCACCGCCACTAGTTAGTGCAATTTCCGTATACCCATCCCCAGTGTTCTTACTGTATTTGAGGATAGTTGGCGCAACTGAACCGGCACTCATGGACGTGAAGTTCTTTATGTAGCAAACATTCTTTTTGGCACTGTCAGAAGCATGGTCACCCGCCCATACCACCTGCATCTGGCCGGAAATAACCGCCGTACTAATACTGCGCACATCGCCCATCTCACAGTTAGGCATGCTAGAGA encodes:
- a CDS encoding NUDIX domain-containing protein yields the protein MSGPMFEGVWDGGQTWEIYLSPVMPDVSLCSAVACIAIHDLAREEVVLTRNPRGWEILAGHIEQGETPVEAMQREALEEGGFAVKRHELFGYRKVTATERRGAPGQRGTYSFPISYILHYYAFSDSERVKEFGEEVTDSRVFTLDQIRELVRTGQTSETDLAIIESGLASAKAAAH
- a CDS encoding vWA domain-containing protein, translating into MRTFTTRIGLISALAQAVALVSLSVDPVVPKRRHTVLILDCSGSMAPYISDLRVNAVQYIERLPEDEFVSLVIFSGHGSSKQIAGPTQANTSGREMLTRAIQNEVKVYGTTVFSEPLTKTVEAVERLAGSDTVHNAVLFTDGCPVPTKWSPEQERKLAFEVARTLRSMGTVVSTIAYGVYYDEVFITKLMEAAGNSGIFRHISEIDDFGDAITEIRDVFLKTVPVEADLTFTPNAGVAGNVYKTTPDLLMAGTAGKASTRGFLDGKANFFVELSQGATTLHVAGTLNGEPVDEMLEITALTAEDEADFVRVLGAYAFLTGDRERAAELLDKTQDAGLAERAGSSWTQRENRETADMFRQMFRNRKFIGGGLKPSGPNHCVLNAIRVLVEDPGNVVYIPKGAYKRSGVLKVDPNVIENPHGRTLKVTGLQSKDDRFNFSLKTQKDVKVLPEGGGAPVDKKVWRNYNIILDGNLHLPELEATLSTESFTQLQEAGVIAEGEAYSPTRTYTLNLRNLKMISSAWANPRNLGLVNLLMEEAELEVEQTALNAHAKSFGATSTAREDDDVYIERGKTPEGIVPEMYSANCVEFRLMGYKTRTYDVSGLSLEEAKTRVQAVRQRLMHVRYLVRSITFAMEQTGSKVIPWGAPTTTSKGKTPKQEQHAEFGGAKLKRVTWTEECVCA
- a CDS encoding GAF domain-containing sensor histidine kinase, coding for MTEHSHQSGADTEQISSLKHQLVQARASAAKRYVHLKAVESLSQGTLGQLKEDQIYQLLCQTAVQQLKWDGAVVVEVHKNVCLRATFHLNQRQKRTLETDLTSIPDFLRVYAHQEALFTKDKDDAVSLALRTIFHTDEVAGAPIRFGDQLFGYLLVCAHTSRNTERDVEDLTFLKSIAALAAHAVENSRSLVDLEAQNVKLRQQDELKNSFISITSHQLRTPLSIVKWILSILEGDQEVKKLTEQHKLIEQAYVSNERLIHVVNDLLNVARIQEGKLPYAPQLTDLKVMIHELISGTEKLAENKKVTFHHSIEKEVPLLQLDPILFKEAIQNVLDNALDYNQEGGEVWFTLDSDDSFVRLVVTNTGMGVAELEQQAIFNQFYRSKDAVKVYPNGSGLGLYLSRAIVRQHGGDVTCVSEPGKETTFTISLPLTK